In one window of Gemmatimonadaceae bacterium DNA:
- a CDS encoding aspartate aminotransferase family protein, producing MIPPAELAALDRAIAASKAWLSAYDTRPVGATVSAADLRARMSMPLPAHGTEAAAVIDDLVAMTEGGLHGSAGGRFFAWVMGGALPAALAADWLTSAWDQNAAIHTTAPAAAMIEELAGAWVLDLLDLPRTASFAFTTGCQLAHFTCLAAARHAVLQRAGWDVHHEGLAGAPQVRVLTSEHRHHSIDRAVRFLGIGTRHVESLPTDDAGRIAPDTLRAALARVAGPVIVVLDAADLNIAAFDDFSTLIPIAHAAGAWVHVDGAFGLVARASARRRHLLAGVEAADSWATDAHKWLNVPFDCGIAVVRDREAHRAAMTVSASYISVDATVRHQIDWNPEWSRRARGFPLVAALRELGRHGVADLVDRSCDHCRALVTGIGTLAHAEVVWVSELNQGLVRFRDPAPHADGPAHDRRTDAVIAAVNATGEAFFSGTTWAGRRAMRISVVNWRTSEADVQRSIRAVAGVLAAMG from the coding sequence AAGGCCTGGCTCTCGGCCTACGACACGCGCCCCGTCGGCGCGACCGTGTCCGCCGCAGACCTCCGCGCCCGCATGTCGATGCCGCTGCCCGCGCACGGCACCGAGGCCGCGGCCGTGATCGACGACCTCGTCGCCATGACCGAGGGCGGGCTGCACGGCTCCGCCGGCGGGCGCTTCTTCGCCTGGGTCATGGGCGGCGCGCTCCCCGCAGCGCTCGCGGCCGACTGGCTCACCTCCGCGTGGGACCAGAACGCGGCCATCCACACCACGGCGCCGGCCGCCGCGATGATCGAGGAACTCGCGGGCGCCTGGGTGCTCGACCTGCTCGACCTGCCGCGCACTGCGTCGTTCGCGTTCACCACCGGCTGCCAGCTCGCGCACTTCACCTGCCTCGCCGCCGCCCGGCACGCGGTGCTGCAGCGCGCGGGATGGGACGTGCACCACGAGGGCCTGGCCGGTGCGCCACAGGTGCGCGTGCTGACCAGTGAGCACCGTCACCATTCCATCGATCGGGCGGTGCGCTTCCTTGGCATCGGCACCCGCCATGTCGAGTCGCTGCCGACCGATGACGCGGGGCGCATCGCCCCCGACACGCTGCGCGCGGCACTCGCACGCGTCGCCGGCCCGGTGATCGTGGTGCTCGATGCCGCGGACCTGAACATCGCCGCCTTCGACGACTTCTCGACGCTGATCCCCATCGCGCACGCCGCCGGCGCGTGGGTGCACGTCGATGGCGCGTTCGGGCTGGTCGCGCGCGCAAGCGCCAGGCGTCGCCACCTGCTCGCCGGCGTCGAGGCGGCGGACAGCTGGGCCACCGATGCACACAAGTGGCTCAACGTGCCGTTCGACTGCGGGATCGCCGTCGTCCGGGACCGCGAGGCGCATCGCGCGGCGATGACCGTGAGCGCCTCGTACATCTCGGTCGATGCCACGGTGCGACACCAGATCGACTGGAACCCGGAGTGGTCGCGGCGCGCCCGCGGCTTCCCGCTCGTCGCCGCCCTGCGCGAGCTGGGACGCCACGGGGTGGCCGACCTGGTCGACCGATCGTGCGACCACTGCCGCGCGCTCGTCACCGGCATCGGGACGCTGGCGCATGCCGAGGTGGTCTGGGTGTCGGAGCTGAACCAGGGGCTGGTCCGGTTCCGCGATCCGGCACCGCACGCCGATGGCCCCGCGCACGATCGCCGCACGGACGCCGTGATCGCCGCGGTCAACGCCACCGGCGAGGCGTTCTTCAGCGGCACCACCTGGGCGGGGCGGCGCGCCATGCGGATCAGCGTGGTGAACTGGCGCACCTCCGAGGCCGACGTCCAGCGCAGTATCCGCGCGGTGGCGGGTGTGCTCGCCGCCATGGGCTGA